A stretch of Arthrobacter sp. NEB 688 DNA encodes these proteins:
- a CDS encoding DUF2231 domain-containing protein yields MFDTIFGIPVHALVVHAVVVLAPLTALLLLLFAVSEKLRARIGIALPLLATVTAVSGFVAKESGEALERRVGESGLVEEHAELGDVLPLIVLGVAILSWAIYLLWKRTPRDVEGGPRKASGALRILLVVGVLAAVGLTVDVVLVGHSGAKAVWSGIGSQPAQGGGDSD; encoded by the coding sequence GTGTTCGACACCATCTTCGGCATCCCCGTGCACGCGCTCGTCGTGCACGCGGTCGTCGTCCTCGCGCCCCTCACGGCGCTGCTGCTGCTCCTCTTCGCCGTCTCCGAGAAGCTGCGCGCCCGGATCGGCATCGCCCTCCCCCTGCTCGCCACCGTCACCGCCGTCAGCGGCTTCGTCGCCAAGGAGTCCGGCGAGGCGCTCGAGCGCCGCGTCGGCGAGAGCGGCCTCGTCGAGGAGCACGCCGAGCTCGGCGACGTCCTCCCGCTCATCGTCCTCGGCGTCGCGATCCTCAGCTGGGCGATCTACCTCCTGTGGAAGCGCACCCCGCGCGACGTCGAGGGCGGCCCGCGCAAGGCCTCGGGGGCGCTGCGCATCCTCCTCGTCGTCGGCGTGCTGGCGGCCGTCGGCCTCACCGTCGACGTCGTCCTCGTCGGCCACTCGGGGGCCAAGGCGGTCTGGAGCGGTATCGGCTCGCAGCCGGCCCAGGGCGGCGGCGACTCCGACTGA